The Epinephelus lanceolatus isolate andai-2023 chromosome 16, ASM4190304v1, whole genome shotgun sequence nucleotide sequence cagaaatactttattgatccccgaggggaaattatttatgttacaggtgcccCTTGCAAGAGaagaaagatacatgaaaatataagaaatttaaacaatagtattaacaaatatatagttaaataaacaggaattattaacaaacataaacgtaaataaataaatatatatatacatacatatatatatattgtaaacaaaattcacacaaacagaatatatacagtcagggtgaatggggttattgcacacgttaaattaaattattgcagtgtgtgaaagtctcagggccactcagagggaggagttgtacagtttgatggccacaggcaggaatgatttcctgtggcgctcagtggtacatcttggtggtatgagtctcccactgaaagtactcttgtgcctgaccagcacatggtggagtgggtgtgagacattgtccaagacagttcgtagcttagacagcatcctcctctctgacaccaccatcagagagtcacactccgttcccacatcactggccttgcggatcagtttgttgagtctgttggcgtccgccaccctcagcctgctgccccagcacacaacagcatagaggatagcactggccaccacagactcatagaaaatcctcagcatagtccggcagatgttgaaggacctcagtcgcctcagaaaatagagacggctctggcccttcctgtagagagcgttagtgttcttaacccagtccagtttactgtcaatgtgtacccccaggtacttatagtcctctacaatgtccacactgaccccttggatggaaacaggggtcaccgatgtcttggtcctcctcagatccacagccagttcctttgtctttgccacattgagctgcagatggttctgctcacaccatgtgacaaagttatccacaacagccctgtactcatcctcatcacccttggtgatacatccaactatagcagagtcatcagaaaacttctgaagatggcaggtctcagtgcaatagctgaagtccttggtgtagagggtgaagaggaagggagagaggacagtcccctgcggggccccggtattgctgaccactctgtctgacacacagcgttgcaagcgcacatactgtggtctgccagtcaagtagtctacaatccaggacaccaggggggcatccacctgcattgctgtcagcttgtcacccagtagagctggacggatggtgttgaatgcactagagaagtcaaagaacatgaccctcacagtgctcgccggcttatccaaatgggcgtagacgcggttgagcaggtagatgatggcgtcctcaactccaagtcggggctgataggcgaactggagggggtccaaaagtggcttgaccatgggccggagctgctccaagacgagtctctccagtgtcttcatgatgtgggaggtcaatgccacaGGTCTGTAGTCCTTGAAGCCACTGGGACGtgacgtctttggcacaggaacgaggcaggatgtcttccacagcaaggggaccctctggagactcaggctcatgttgaagacatgctgaagtactccacatagctggggggcacaggctttgagcaccctggggctgacaccatcagggcctgcagccttatttgagtggagtctcatcagctgtctcctcacatggtcagcagtgaagcacattgtggaggtgacgacacgtgggggaggggtgtagtcctcatgatggagagagcagtcagtctgaccacggggggatgaggtgtgaggaggaggaggagggggggtcaagcaggagggtgttgaggtgtgagagggaagagtgggggaggagggcagagtgggagatggttgaccaagacagacagcagaagagtcgggggggggatgggcagggccagcagtgtcaaatctgttaaaaaacagattcagttcattggccctgtccatgctgccttcaactcctctgtggttgttggtcctgaagccagtgatggtcctcattccactccagacctctctcacgttgttctgctggagtttcctctccagcttccttcTGTATctctccttagcctccctgatcttcatcttcagctccccctgtattgttctcacctcctccctgttaccagctctgaaggccctcttctttgcattgaggatggctttgatgtcctttgttacccacggtttgttatttggataacaatggacagtcctggctgggacagtggagtccacacagaaactgatgtagtccgtgatgcattctgtgagcccgtcgatgtcctccccatgtggctcacagagtgcctgccagtctgtcaccccaaaacagccctgcagtgtctcataagtctcctccgaccatctcctcactgtcctcatggtcgcaggctggctcttgactagtggtacatagcaggggttgaggtgcaccaggttgtggtctgacctacccagaggggggaggggggagcagctgtatgcatctttgacgtttgcatacagcaagtccagtgtcctctcctctctggtaggacagctcacatactgtgtgaatgtgggtaatgttgttgccatggtgacatggtTAAAGTCACCTGAGATAGCTATGAAGGCACTCG carries:
- the LOC144467460 gene encoding uncharacterized protein LOC144467460; the encoded protein is MEKRRYKPCLPSLIMGNVRSLANKMDELTAVAKSQKEYRECSLMCFTETWLHQDIPNTNVSISGFQTVRADWDCTESGKRKGGGLAVLVNNRWCSPDHISIKERICCPDIELFAVGLRPYYLPREFSHAIIVTVYIPPSANPMSACDVIHSAIARLQTKHPSAFIAISGDFNHVTMATTLPTFTQYVSCPTREERTLDLLYANVKDAYSCSPLPPLGRSDHNLVHLNPCYVPLVKSQPATMRTVRRWSEETYETLQGCFGVTDWQALCEPHGEDIDGLTECITDYISFCVDSTVPARTVHCYPNNKPWVTKDIKAILNAKKRAFRAGNREEVRTIQGELKMKIREAKERYRRKLERKLQQNNVREVWSGMRTITGFRTNNHRGVEGSMDRANELNLFFNRFDTAGPAHPPPDSSAVCLGQPSPTLPSSPTLPSHTSTPSCLTPPPPPPHTSSPRGQTDCSLHHEDYTPPPRVVTSTMCFTADHVRRQLMRLHSNKAAGPDGVSPRVLKACAPQLCGVLQHVFNMSLSLQRVPLLWKTSCLVPVPKTSRPSGFKDYRPVALTSHIMKTLERLVLEQLRPMVKPLLDPLQFAYQPRLGVEDAIIYLLNRVYAHLDKPASTVRVMFFDFSSAFNTIRPALLGDKLTAMQVDAPLVSWIVDYLTGRPQYVRLQRCVSDRVVSNTGAPQGTVLSPFLFTLYTKDFSYCTETCHLQKFSDDSAIVGCITKGDEDEYRAVVDNFVTWCEQNHLQLNVAKTKELAVDLRRTKTSVTPVSIQGVSVDIVEDYKYLGVHIDSKLDWVKNTNALYRKGQSRLYFLRRLRSFNICRTMLRIFYESVVASAILYAVVCWGSRLRVADANRLNKLIRKASDVGTECDSLMVVSERRMLSKLRTVLDNVSHPLHHVLVRHKSTFSGRLIPPRCTTERHRKSFLPVAIKLYNSSL